In Phlebotomus papatasi isolate M1 chromosome 1, Ppap_2.1, whole genome shotgun sequence, the following proteins share a genomic window:
- the LOC129798342 gene encoding 28S ribosomal protein S5, mitochondrial: MNILVRNIKKLRINTIGNTCSNVLLQHSPSPQVDIARTTSFFVKLPAEQLWKGVTSVSNAGMKRGRGRGAAKKKGRDLNRGQVIGVGKINMVWPGLNAPVARGRELVKREELPEDKEREANLIKLRDSMGFRRMGRLSPIDRGWSGNKMPGRSIGAPDPIGDQTFEGFDTRVLELKTVFIMKGNVGRKRRLSVMAVTGNGNGIAGFSVAKAIDTKTAMRKVKNRAGQKLIHVDICNGHTVFHDIFCQFGATKIFIKRKPEGYGLVCQRAIKTICQVIGIKDLYAKIEGSRNLQHIVKAFFIGLLKQKTHQQLAEEKGLHVVEFRKDQGNFPTVVASPTKCRTEDEIPSNEILDFTQYGLDGKIVLKKKKYPPFYVGTYGHNKYLRKQENVRGHFETIIDMKVHHGEIRSFLTDKHPECKPYVRPKKQAEE; encoded by the exons atgaatattttggtGCGAAATATCAAGAAATTACGGATAAACACTATCGGCAACACCTGCAGCAATGTCCTCCTGCAACACAGCCCCAGTCCACAAGTGGACATCGCCAGGACGACAAGTTTCTTCGTGAAAT TGCCAGCAGAGCAGCTATGGAAGGGTGTGACCTCCGTGAGTAATGCAGGAATGAAGCGTGGTCGTGGCCGAGGGGCAGCAAAGAAGAAGGGAAGGGATCTCAATCGTGGTCAGGTGATTGGCGTTGGTAAGATTAACATGGTCTGGCCGGGACTCAATGCTCCTGTTGCGAGGGGAAGGGAACTTGTGAAGCGTGAGGAGCTGCCTGAGGACAAAGAACGCGAGGCTAACTTGATAAAATTGAGGGATTCTATGGGTTTCCGGAGAATGGGAAGGCTGAGTCCCATCGATCGGGGTTGGTCTGGGAACAAAATGCCAGGACGGAGTATCGGAGCTCCGGATCCAATTGGTGATCAGACATTTGAGGGCTTTGACACGAGAGTCCTGGAGCTAAAGACAGTTTTTATCATGAAGGGAAATGTGGGCAGGAAGAGGCGATTGTCAGTGATGGCAGTTACGGGGAATGGGAATGGTATTGCTGGATTCTCCGTGGCCAAGGCCATTGATACCAAAACTGCCATGCGGAAGGTGAAAAATCGTGCTGGACAGAAGCTAATCCATGTGGACATCTGCAATGGACACACAGTCTTCCACGATATCTTCTGCCAATTCGGAGCCACGAAGATCTTCATCAAGCGGAAGCCTGAGGGGTATGGGCTGGTTTGTCAGCGAGCCATCAAGACCATCTGCCAGGTGATTGGAATCAAGGATTTGTACGCAAAGATTGAGGGTTCCAGAAATCTTCAGCACATCGTTAAGGCTTTTTTCATTGGGCTCCTCAAGCAGAAGACACATCAACAGCTCGCTGAGGAAAAGGGGCTGCATGTAGTGGAGTTCCGGAAGGATCAAGGAAACTTCCCCACGGTTGTAGCTTCTCCGACAAAATGTCGAACAGAAGATGAGATTCCTAGCAATGAAATTCTCGATTTCACTCAATACGGTCTCGATGGGAAAATTGtgctgaagaagaagaagtatcCACCCTTCTACGTGGGCACCTATGGACACAATAAATACCTGAGGAAGCAAGAAAACGTCCGGGGACATTTTGAAACCATCATTGACATGAAAGTGCATCATGGAGAGATTAGGAGCTTCCTCACGGACAAGCATCCGGAATGTAAGCCCTATGTGAGGCCAAAAAAGCAGGCTGAGGAGTAA
- the LOC129799815 gene encoding uncharacterized protein LOC129799815, protein METSTILKEQESIAKTIERLRTNFKKDGPSKWKAPYLENKVKELNSYWRQFVTNNATLTSQLPGSHPYILHNLYQETKTVYEDFMQKIKNCPEFEKDSNSESDDTPPTDAGLLRPSKLSSTTESVTVTSESSSDVIFIPTTTTPVVTQAVYTGTIPRQYDKVATTSNNAVTTTISRWNQPITTTEHPLNTTTPTWNPSSTTTGVNNFPNNPPFLGNFNTWPSWASYGVQPVTSIYNPGQYLPPYGQYGGQQGHLPAWQKTHLPKLPPVQIPKFNGIYKDWYKFYDVFKSVIHDNYNLGNVTKFQYLLSYLEGEAATLVSTLRLSDTNYIAALEILEERYKNPRRIITSYLDIVVDHKKLEHRVAEDLSSLHGAIRECLTGLANMGYKTNEWDAIIVHIAMKKLDNETQRLFDESLDSAKIMPTLKVLLEFLMKRHHNLLNFNKGKKSAKPEAATSSTNKKTFHSTVQSCGMCKEQHSITKCDKFKALSTFNRKKTADKLSLCLNCLMHKRTEKCFSKKTCYECQKPHHTLLHFKKEAEENEQSNNTNETASDTDTSNDEEVKSLAIRKEHTVMLATALVKVKSTSGRTELLRALVDPGSQASFITEDAAQSLQLRKNRINTTISGIGKTTAGSSRYKVQLIMGPRFPSSFAMEISAFVLPKITNSLPEKAIQLQSEDNHDNKILADPTYMTPGPIDLLLGADVYTYIVENDLRKVKDGQLTMQNTKLGWTLIGKTSTTPDSPRVISMISVIKWDQPLDQPWDINDDTPKKATAVTAEQRATTDRNALEFRPPARPHFGGFSKIDVKSHSDPDGIIQVATGKFRGYKKDRPVHKLCQFSTNVHDQDSDLSTRNKDLPSGSETEKANSTDAPANIKMSKRLRRKKTSSMVSNLKKITKVAPCRWTTSILHAVLMIFMLFSTILATSNNPDKPNIEVFIPEPGLYIEKMGIARLQRGNLQVEITYTTAESQRDQELINAIWDKMSLACKTASEAVSDADTTCTHNINHLQHKRDYLLEEINRISEKQGVRKKRGLLGQAVTYLFGVNDQVYASIDQLKERQEDTQKLIKQQSLMLSTKVDLSNTIIENKLRKFDEKIMQINEAIGEMANWYVGIDHNRVRIDILTTYINAADCYEELDRKLTNIQLAKDGKLDLHSLVTGRTLQDTIQRTLRHIGPDFDIPRRQREPSDYIFRDSELVIFGKYPILEKDEFHLIHITPIPIAVENGTFIVSEIEADTMGIDFNKQIYFTLEDGHNQCSPIGSGEYYCTLSLLHNMDQNPNCVIDEIYHRHPKTKCEMIAVRLEGTLWKRLAMENTWLFIASQPTSVAVICMGHREEKLLKNAGILRIKEGCVIKTKRQTLHSTIEHHMKASATYIKPLEFAVVESSGLRKIAIIDPKPIINGQNLFHQAKNVEVPEPPTYGEIITHPAVSSGSVLLIIGLLCWISRKQWKRLWSKCHKPKETLAEKFGKLRISQPAHTAPGQDVHT, encoded by the coding sequence ATGGAAACCAGCACCATTCTAAAGGAGCAGGAGAGCATCGCCAAGACCATCGAAAGGCTGCGGACGAACTTCAAGAAGGATGGCCCTAGCAAATGGAAAGCGCCTTACCTTGAAAACAAGGTTAAGGAGCTCAACTCATATTGGAGGCAGTTCGTGACCAACAATGCGACTCTCACATCTCAGCTCCCGGGAAGTCATCCTTATATCCTGCATAATTTATACCAAGAAACCAAAACGGTTTACGaggattttatgcaaaaaatcaaaaactgcCCTGAGTTTGAGAAAGACTCTAACTCAGAGTCGGACGATACTCCACCAACAGATGCGGGGTTACTTCGACCATCGAAACTTTCCAGTACTACGGAAAGTGTGACAGTGACGTCTGAATCTTCATCTGACGTCATCTTCATCCCAACAACAACAACACCAGTAGTTACACAGGCCGTGTACACTGGGACAATTCCACGTCAATACGACAAGGTTGCGACAACCAGCAACAACGCAGTTACTACTACTATTTCCAGATGGAATCAACCCATCACCACGACTGAGCATCCGCTCAATACAACTACGCCAACTTGGAATCCATCTTCTACAACAACAGGGGTGAACAATTTTCCGAACAACCCTCCATTTTTGGGAAACTTCAATACCTGGCCATCTTGGGCTTCATATGGTGTACAGCCAGTCACATCAATCTACAATCCAGGGCAATATCTGCCACCTTACGGGCAATATGGTGGACAACAAGGCCATCTCCCGGCTTGGCAAAAAACCCATTTGCCAAAACTCCCACCAGTTCAAATTCCAAAGTTTAACGGAATTTATAAGGATTGGTATAAGTTTTATGATGTCTTCAAAAGCGTCATACACGACAACTATAATCTGGGGAACGTGaccaaatttcaatatcttctcTCTTACTTGGAGGGGGAGGCTGCAACCTTGGTTTCAACACTTCGGCTTAGCGACACGAACTACATCGCCGCTCTAGAAATACTGGAGGAACGCTACAAGAATCCCCGACGCATTATTACTTCTTACTTGGACATCGTCGTCGACCATAAAAAGTTGGAGCATCGCGTAGCAGAGGACCTTTCATCTCTTCATGGTGCCATTCGGGAATGTCTGACTGGACTAGCTAACATGGGCTACAAAACCAATGAATGGGACGCTATAATAGTGCACATCGCCATGAAGAAGCTGGACAACGAAACACAGCGTCTCTTTGATGAAAGTTTGGATTCCGCAAAAATAATGCCAACATTAAAGGTATTATTGGAGTTCTTGATGAAACGCCACCATAATCTGTTGAATTTCAACAAGGGCAAGAAATCAGCTAAGCCAGAGGCAGCTACAAGTTCAACCAACAAGAAAACCTTCCACTCCACAGTTCAGTCGTGTGGTATGTGCAAAGAACAACATTCAATAACTAAATGTGACAAATTCAAGGCCCTCAGCACATTCAACCGGAAGAAAACGGCGGATAAGCTAAGTCTCTGCTTAAATTGCCTCATGCATAAACGTACCGAGAAATGCTTCAGCAAGAAAACATGCTACGAATGCCAAAAACCACACCACACTCTTCTCCACTTTAAGAAGGAGGCAGAGGAGAATGAGCAGTCCAATAATACAAACGAAACTGCTTCCGACACAGACACATCAAATGACGAAGAGGTCAAATCCCTTGCAATCCGCAAGGAACACACTGTCATGTTAGCGACAGCGCTCGTGAAAGTGAAATCAACATCTGGGCGGACGGAGTTACTGAGAGCTCTTGTGGATCCTGGATCACAAGCAAGTTTCATCACCGAAGATGCCGCTCAGAGTCTTCAACTTAGGAAGAACCGAATCAACACTACAATCTCTGGAATAGGAAAAACAACAGCTGGCTCATCCCGTTACAAAGTCCAGCTTATCATGGGTCCAAGATTTCCGTCATCTTTTGCGATGGAGATTTCCGCCTTCGTGCTACCGAAAATCACCAATTCTTTGCCAGAAAAGGCAATACAACTACAAAGCGAAGATAATCACGACAACAAAATTCTTGCTGATCCGACTTACATGACGCCCGGCCCAATTGATCTACTTTTAGGGGCTGACGTGTACACATATATCGTGGAGAATGACTTGAGGAAAGTCAAAGACGGACAGCTCACTATGCAAAATACCAAACTTGGGTGGACCTTGATTGGGAAAACATCGACCACACCAGACTCTCCACGAGTAATAAGCATGATCTCTGTTATCAAATGGGATCAACCACTAGACCAACCTTGGGATATAAATGACGACACACCCAAGAAGGCAACTGCTGTGACTGCAGAACAACGGGCCACTACTGATAGAAATGCCTTAGAGTTCCGCCCCCCCGCAAGACCCCACTTTGGGGgattctctaaaattgatgTAAAATCACACTCGGATCCAGATGGAATAATCCAAGTGGCGACCGGGAAGTTCAGAGGATATAAGAAGGATCGACCAGTCCATAAGCTCTGCCAATTTTCTACGAACGTCCATGATCAAGATTCCGATCTTTCCACTCGTAACAAGGATTTACCTTCAGGATCTGAAACTGAAAAGGCCAACTCGACAGATGCTCCAGCCAATATCAAAATGTCAAAGAGGCTCAGGAGAAAGAAGACATCTTCAATGGTTTCTAAcctaaagaaaattacaaaagttGCTCCTTGCAGATGGACAACATCAATACTTCATGCTGTACTCATGATCTTCATGCTGTTCAGCACTATTTTAGCTACGTCTAACAACCCTGACAAACCCAACATCGAAGTTTTTATTCCAGAACCGGGACTTTACATTGAGAAGATGGGGATTGCACGTCTACAACGTGGGAATCTTCAAGTGGAAATCACATATACAACAGCTGAATCTCAAAGAGATCAGGAACTAATCAACGCAATCTGGGACAAGATGTCATTGGCCTGCAAAACAGCAAGCGAAGCCGTGTCGGACGCTGATACTACTTGCACACATAACATCAATCACCTCCAACATAAGAGGGATTATTTACTTGAGGAAATCAACCGTATATCAGAAAAACAAGGTGTACGCAAAAAACGTGGATTACTTGGCCAAGCAGTGACATATCTCTTTGGGGTTAATGATCAAGTATATGCAAGCATTGATCAACTCAAGGAGAGACAGGAAGACACACAGAAGCTGATCAAGCAACAATCATTGATGCTGAGTACAAAGGTGGATCTGTCCAACACCATAATAGAAAACAAACTTcggaaatttgatgaaaaaatcatGCAGATCAACGAGGCCATAGGTGAAATGGCCAACTGGTATGTTGGAATAGACCACAACCGAGTGCGCATTGACATTTTAACCACCTACATCAATGCTGCTGACTGTTACGAGGAACTCGACAGGAAACTGACCAACATTCAACTCGCGAAAGATGGGAAGCTAGATTTACATAGCCTCGTCACGGGAAGAACCCTCCAAGACACTATTCAAAGGACATTGAGGCACATCGGTCCAGACTTTGATATACCCCGAAGGCAACGAGAGCCAAGTGACTACATCTTTCGGGACAGTGAACTTGTCATCTTCGGGAAATACCCCATTCTCGAAAAGGATGAGTTTCATCTCATTCACATAACACCAATTCCCATAGCAGTGGAAAACGGCACATTCATCGTGTCAGAAATAGAAGCAGACACAATGGGAATCGATTTCAACAAACAGATTTACTTCACATTAGAGGATGGACACAATCAGTGTTCTCCTATCGGTTCCGGGGAATACTACTGTACACTAAGTCTCTTGCACAACATGGATCAGAACCCTAACTGCGTAATCGACGAAATATATCATCGACACCCAAAAACCAAATGTGAGATGATAGCCGTTCGCTTAGAGGGGACGTTGTGGAAGAGGTTAGCAATGGAAAACACGTGGTTGTTCATTGCTTCACAACCAACGTCCGTTGCAGTCATCTGTATGGGGCATCGAGAAGAGAAGCTGCTGAAGAATGCTGGAATTCTCCGGATTAAAGAAGGCTGCGTTATCAAAACCAAGAGGCAAACCCTTCATTCAACGATAGAACACCATATGAAGGCTTCTGCTACATACATTAAGCCTTTAGAGTTTGCAGTCGTAGAGTCTTCCGGACTCAGAAAGATCGCTATAATTGACCCGAAGCCAATCATCAATGGGCAGAACTTATTCCACCAAGCCAAAAATGTGGAAGTGCCCGAACCACCAACATACGGAGAAATTATAACCCATCCAGCAGTGAGCAGTGGATCCGTCTTGCTCATCATTGGTCTACTTTGTTGGATATCCCGGAAGCAGTGGAAAAGGCTCTGGAGCAAGTGCCACAAACCAAAGGAAACACTGGCCGAGAAGTTTGGAAAGCTGCGGATTTCTCAACCAGCTCATACTGCCCCCGGCCAGGATGTTCATACATGA